The Nerophis lumbriciformis linkage group LG09, RoL_Nlum_v2.1, whole genome shotgun sequence nucleotide sequence catgtcacaaacacacacacccacattgGCGCCCGCCTTACTTTCAAAGAGGTCAACCGTTTGGAAGGTGTCCGTTTTAGTGACGCCATAGCTTTCCGCTGCTTTTAGGAAGAGGGAGATTTGCTCCATTTGTATGAAGGCCATCCCGGAGGTCTTAATGTTCTTGATTGGCATGTTGGCGCCACTCAAGCTGTTGATGAGCTCACACAGCACCTGAAGAAAAATAAAATTACTTATACTGTTCTGTATaattagggttgtcaaaagtatcgatacttCAATACCATGTCGATACCAATACGCAAAAAATACATGGATTCCTGCTTTTTCCCCCCCCAGTATTGTAAGTACCAAGTCCTGTACAACAATAATCAGCGGTATCTTGCGTCATGCATTTATTCGATAATCAAAAATCATGAAATGATTTGCTGCGCAAGTAGGAGcagagatccgccaccacaagcccagggagcaCGCAGTAGTATCTCATGCAGAAATCCTTCAAAAGTGTGCAACCCAACCATTATCACTTCTACAAGTTTCAAAAGAAACacagtttagagcaggggtcgggaacctttttggctgacagagccatgaaagccaaatattttaaaatgtatttccgtgagagccatataatattttttaacactgaatacaactagatgcgtgcatttttaagtaagactaacatttttagagtataataagtctcttattcttttttaataacattgttgttctgaagctaaccaataataaataaaatactttttactattaatgcgacttcttgaacaggtgcggtataaaacggatggatggattaaaatgcatgagaatgttttttattttgaacgttatttttaacactgtgattaccagctgaattattcattacttatcgtgttaagcaatgtcagctaagatttatctgagagccagatgcagtcatcaaaagagccacatctggctctagagccataggttccctacccctggtttgGAGACACTATTACATTGTTTGGCAGcactctgtttttttttatttcatcaggAGGGCAAAGTGTGGTCTTTGCTGAATGCTGCTCTTTTTTATGGACCCGTAGCACATTTTTAGAAACagaataaacaaaaacagcaaaaaggcataatgtaataataataggcTGAAATAATGATACGAACAACAAAGTGtacattttgtctttaaatatcttTTAAtccttttattagcctatttcatTGCAAGTTACAGGATGATGTCACATGCTACTATAATATTGAAATAATATTAggaacaatattgtttgttttatatgcTTAAAGGTTGGACgccacaatttttatttttagaatgtaaaatagttgactGTTGTCAATTATGTGAGCACCTTATtggtcttttatcctgcactacaacgaggtgATGCaacaacatttagtttttatctgtactgtaaagttcagatttgaatgacaataaaaggaagtctaagtctaatggttTTGATATACTGGGATGTCATTGGGTGTTCTTTTTTGAATGTATAGTTGACAGCTGAAACCGCAATTTAGATTCTGTGCAAAAAGATGTTTGGAATTGTGACAaccctaatattgatactgtataATCACATTGTAGTACAATCACAATATTGATGATTATGCTGCATTCAACTCACAGATCCGTTCTTTAGCCATTCCTGGAAGCCGACTCTCCCTGCCTCAGGGTTCCCCACTTTGGGTCCACACTGGGCAATTATCCACATCACCAGCCTTTCCTCCAACTCCGGGTCGTATTTCTTATCAATCTTGCTCTGCACTTCCCGGCTGAAACCGTAAGCCTGGCCTCTGTTTGCCATGTTGATTCTGTCAGGAGACAAAGTTGAGTTAAGAGGATTCCCTTGCGCTTGACAGGTCATTTTGTCCTTTTCCAGAATGTACACACGTCGATTtaatgaaaaatgttttaatgccaCTTTCACTTGAAGTCAGCACACAACTCTGTAGAAACATCATCAACAAAGAGGTCCGCTTTGATACATAGATTTTTCTTTTTACTTACATTTGTCATGCAGCGTAACACTGACGAAAGCAATATCTCCTTTTACATCAAAGTTACATAATGATGCGTCTTAATGCTTTCATGTGAGTGTTTACATTGAACTCTGCAATGTCTTTGAAGAAAAGACCATCTCTTTTCAAAAGGAACAAGTCAGAATTAAACTCAAAAATACACTTTCAAAAAAATTGTGAGGTTTGATAAATttctgctttttctttggctttgcattgtggtttgacactggaacagattaGTTCcgtagttaaatgttttatttggcaaaattgattaccccgcgaccctgaacgggaccagcggtagaaaatggatggatggattacagctCCAAACAAATCAGTACCACAGAACTTTTGATGCTGGTGTTTTTACACTTGCACAAAAaaattagttattattattatttttttttttttttatttgtcataaaaaaatacaatcatgtgtgcttacggactgtatccctctagactgtattgatctatattgatatataatgtaggaaccagaaatattaataacagaaataaacaacccttttgtgcgaatgagtgtgaatgggggagggaggttttttgggttggtgcactaattgtaagtgtatcttgtgttttttaggttgatttaataaaataaaaaaataaaaaataaaataatatatatatatatatatatatagaatgttttttatttttatttttttatttcttgtgcgggctggtaccaatcgatccacggaccggtatcaGGCCgtggcctggtggttggggaccactgctttatgtGATGTTACAATATTTCATGCCAACAAAGCCTGATAGAAAACGCTAAAACGTAAAGTAAGGCTTCACAGTTCCAAAATGCacaagcttgatgctaatttacatcggATTTGCCCTGGACATGCTATTGATtaccattagcaattttacatggcaatttaaaactacaactaacgttacaatcaaacagcaagtGTGTAATAAGTGCAAACTTACAATATAAACACTTAGTAGCGCTCAATTTAGGATTAGACTAGCACACTCTCATTGCAAAGATTACTCTCTGGCTAGGCAACAAAACAAACATAATTTATACACTAGTGCTCTTTAATATCTTGGAGTTGCAACTCCAGTCAACGTTGACTATATaatgcttgcaaatgagactcagaaatgtaataagaaaacaaaatataacgAATGGAGAGCAGTTATCAAAATTTGGCAATTTTTAAACGTTacgttaaaaatgtatattttattactAAACAATTAACGTTTCTTTACACGCAATAATACTGAAAATTGGCACCATATTAATTACCAGGTACTGGAAATTGGTACCCTATTAGTTCAAATATGATAAGGATCCACCCCTATATGTAACTctctttttattgagacaaaaggTTGAAGAATATTACTCACCCCCTTTTAATAATCATGCTAAAGTCTAAGCAGTGTCATTCAGGAAAGAATACCGGATGAAGTTTTTGGTAAAATGTGTAACATTTTTGCGTCTACAAAGAGGACTACGATCCAAATGTAAGCATATATTTGATCAGATTTGACTGGCATAGTGATAATATTGATAATACATTTAATCTCTATTTTAAGTCATGATATGcatagtatataaatatatttaaaagacAAATGATAATTcactaataataattatacatttatatatatatatataagctctgtcatccggggggagctcaaagtaaagccgctgctcctccacatcgagaggagccagatgaggtggttcgggcatctggtcaggatgccacccgagcgcctccctagggaggtgtttagggcacgtccgaccggtaggaggccacgaggaagacccaggacacgttaggaagactatgtctcccggctggcctgggaacgcctcgggatcccccgggaggagctggatgaagtggctggggagagggaagtctgggcttccctgcttaggctgctgcccccgcgacccgacctcggataagcggaagaagatggatggatggatggatggatatatatatatatatacatatacatatatacatattaatatgtgtgtgtatgtatgtgtatgtgatgTGTAagataaaaattataatttagtcttaaaagaaaacaaataatatAGATAATAGTATAGCTTTGATAGCTTGCAACATTACaactatttttttactgtaatgaaGCTGGCCTACAGTATGTTGGTTTCAAAACATAACTGAGTTTGTGTTCTCTCTGAAAGTCAGCGCGAAAGTTTTGTTTACGTATCTACTTACAGTCTGTTCTGTAACACCCATTCACTTCTACCACTTTTGCTGACAAACACATCAGTTCCATCCCAATGAGTGTGTGTTCACATATCAGGAACGTAAATGAATCATGTCATGACAATGTCAGTTGGAGGAGGAGTTGCAAATGTCACTACTATTTATACTGTGAAGTAAGTTTCACTCCAGTTTAATTTAACCGgtctgtccaaagtgtggcccagaaGTCATTTTGGGCCTCTGTAGgaatgggcaatatggcctaaaattcatattgcgatatatatattgtagccaCTGCAATAACATATGTCACGTTAAGGGAAGGGAAAgggaaacacaaatacaaatagacagagtagataatgaaagggtaaaaaaaaatacatttgggggtgtaataatagatgataaaatgaactggatacctaatgtaaaaaatatacaacataaagtagcaggaaacacatcaataatgaataaagcaaaatatgttctggacaaaaaaatcactccatattctctactgcttgctagtgttaccatatctgagttattgtgtagaaacaactacaaatgtgcacttcattcacttgttacaaaaaagatccgtTAGAATAATgcgtaatgttggatatagagaacatacaaaccctttatttattaaataaaaaatattgaaattcaacgtctcggtgaatttgcaaacagctacaattatgcacaaagcaaactataacctgctacccaagaatgtacaacaattcttctcaacaaaagagaagaaatataaccttagaagaaaatataacttaaaacatttgtatgcacgaacaacacttaagacctttagtacatcagtatgtggaagtacattatggaatagattaagcaaggaaatcaaacaaagtactaatatgattcagtttaaaatactgttcaaactacaaatgttcacaaagaagaagaattatgacaaACAtcttgaactttaaaaaaaaaaaaaaagaaagagataAACTAATTAATctcctaggtcagtggttctcaaatgggggtacaagtacccctgggggtacttgaaggtatgccaaggggtacgtgagattttttttaaatattctaaaaatagcaacaattcaaaaatcctttataaatatatttattgaataatacttcaacaaaatatgaatgtaagttaatacactgaacatcaaatcaagtaggctattccattcattacaatgcaacaatgcaatattcagtgttgacagctagattttttgtggacatgttccatgaatattgatgttaaagatatttttttttttgaagaaatgtttagaattaagttaatcaatccagatggatctctattacaatccccaaagaaggcactttaagttgatgactacttctatgtgtagaaatctttatttataattgaatcacttgtttatttttcaacaagtttttagttatttttatatatttttttccaaatagttcaagaaagaccactacaaatgagcaatattttgcactgttatacaatttaataaatcagaaactgatgacatagtgctgtattttacttctttatctctttttttcaaccaaaaatgctttgctctgattcatTAGGGGGtacatgaatttaaaaaatgttcacagggggtacatcactgaaaaaagattGAGAACAACTGTCCTAGGTCATCACTATGTAACTGacggcccgtgggccacatcAAGCCttacaaagcttttcatttggcccgccgaacatcacccaaataggcttgatgaaaccatttaaactagggttgatcatgtatgcagtactcccgccaccctgcagtgggcaacagcgaggcacatgtgtcacagtgaagcagctatggggtgagtagaagaagaccacTCATTtaaccctgaaaaaaaaaatctgaataaattgcaaaaatctgacttttaacaacgactgTACAGCAAAGTGCTCAAGTCATTGTTTTCAGGCGaaccttttaagcgacggacatattgatccagacaagcagcaacaatggtggAAATCCCAGCATGTAAGTTTAATCACGGatcttggttggttggttggtgtcagtttatttcgaacatgcatacaagaaGCAGAATtgatttaattctaccccttttcggtcaaacatttgtaagtagatataatttgtgtataaatatatttaatttgttttgtacTAAATTGCTGACTTCGTGCTGCcttttgtattcgtggttgtattgttttttttgtctgagagtaatgATCAAACCTCGTTTAATACAAGTGATGCTAATTTTACCAGTAGAGGTCGACAACGCTATTAGTGATAAGccacatacaatgtttggtgtgtgaatgttgtgtaatttctaaaTGTAGGTTATTGTGTAAATATTATTAACAAGAATCCTTATATTTTATTTGTgtcaaatacacaatggacattacttATGCCAAATACACAATAGACGTTATACTTTtgctatgtttattttatgtttatattttcagtcttacaaacctaaatgaaggaagaagtgtaaagaaataaaactaaagCGGGAAAATCATTCATAAGAAGGAACATCAAAACTTCTGTTTCTTCATATTTTGAACTTAGCTGCACATGCTGGAAACAAGTcctgagggcagaataatgaatttattgacagtacagtgtgaaagctgatgtgtctactttgtaaataagtaaacacagtctcaggAATATAACCTGCGTATGCACTTTTTAACCAAACATCCACATTTGGATGTCcagcccctgagcccttgggctcttggaATTACggtcctcttcattatgtagttgaatagtccTGTCCTAGGTGAACCAAAAActacttaactatttatttacgagaactttattatgtttatgttatatgtctaatatttattcatgtattcaatatttgtttacttacttatagtatatttatttatttaatcactgttatgttacaaacagagaacaaagacctgggataaaactgctatgatatgaaaaggggtaggtttGGAGTAGGGGGAAGGTGAatgacaaaaataacaaaaaataaaatattttgggataataaaaaataaggcacttatttttttaccatgttctgtccagccactcaggtaaatcatattgttgatgtagatacccATATTTGCTCTATcgatgtactttacaaaagaagtgtgggatacttctcttgttgccttatttgcatttgattttattaaatggatttatttaatgtttggcgcagccagaCCGGAGTTGGAGGGCATAGACAGAAGAAAGAAAAagtagacagagggggaaattgcagaaacaagagggggataagacagagacaacaacaacaaataaaaacatcaacaacaacatcagcaaatacaatatgtacaaatgaTACCAAAAATTATAACAAGGAACTAGTTAattaagtaaatattaataacatataaaggacaataaacattattgcactacaaatggagcaatacaaataccaattgaAAAAATAACACTGTTGGTGGACTACATTAAAATAATTGTGATGACACATGACTATattcatgagtgtatgtatgtatatgtgcttgtgtatgtacagtatgtatgtatgtttgtacggtGCATGTGCGTTCGGATACCGCGTGTAAGTATAtaggtactgtatgtgtgtgtgtatgtacctaGGTATCTGCgtatgtacctatgtatgtgcGTATAGATGTATGAATGCACGTACgtattgtatgtgtatgtatgaatatatgtctgtatgtgtgCATCGGCCGATCCATCCTCCCTCCCACAGGTCTGGCCGTCCAACCCTTTAGCCAGCCCAAACGCCTACATGCATTTAGACATCCACGCCACCTCCCACCAAGGAACGCCACTACCTAAACTGAACCCGCACAAACACGCCACCGCCCTAACAACTGAGCCACAGCACCCACATCAAACAAAAATGCTGCACTTCCCCCGCACCAAGCCATCGATACAAACCCCACAGCGCCAAGCCGTAACAGACGGACACGGACCTCGCCCAACAGGAAGCAAACCCACGCGACGCAACACAAACTGGAAGGGAAACAAACAACCACCCATTCCACATCCATCAAAAAGAAACTCCAAAACGTCACAAACCAAAACGATAGAAGACAAACCCATCCAAACACACAAAGAGAAACACCACGGCCCTCATGAAGCTAGAACAACAGCCAATGTGGTTAtggatctaatcactgtagtatcaactatatactgatactatacttggtatcgttacagtcaatATATGTGATGATCCGCCGACCCCTGTTTACGTTCAAGACCTCTGGTTTAGCAGTTAGCTATGCTTTTtaatatcctcctatggtgtgtagtgttgcatttttagcttttccttgtcctctagtcctccagtgatgtcacttgtaagaaatgtaatgtttttgtcaccatagggACGATGATTAGTGTTTCAGAAGCtgaactgtggagggacattaccGTGAGCCAGGATGCTCCATTGCATTGAGGTTTGCTTGTccctgtcaaatttgcgggacaccactagaatgtgtcatcaacatgcattatcctgATATGGAAATAacattaaaagctctatcgtcggcCAAATTCACCTCATTTATACCGTTTATTGTCTATATTGAGCAacttgttcatacttgccaaccctcccggattttccgggagactcccaaaattcagcgcctctcccaaaaaactcccgggacaaattttctcccaaaaatctcccgaaattcaggcggagctggaggccacgccccctccagctccatgcgacctgaatgacgtgtcgacagcctgttttcacgtccgctttcccacaatataaacagcgtgcctgcccaatcacattataactgtagaatgatcgagggcgagttcttggtttcttatgtgggtttattgttaggcagtttcattaacgtcctcccagcgcggtagcaacacacaacaacagcagtcacgtttttgtctaccgtaaagcagttcgtctgccgtacacagcaatgttgtgacactcttaaacagggcaatactgccatctactgtacatgcatatgtgacaataacatctacggcttttagagagtgcagtgtacaactgcgcacacaacaaggagatgaagcagaagaacgaggaagatacagctgtgccgacgacgagtaagatgaaaaaATAGGCTCATacgttccaagccgcagctgcgattagacctggatagcctccgggaagaagtagtggactaccaagtgcttggcagtgaagatcttcctcaggaagcaaagattgactggttttgggccatgctagggagagatggaagattccagactctagtgcatttgatgaaagcacttttgtgcgtgccacacagcaatgcatcatcagagagttcagcatggttagaaaaatagtgacagagaatagaacaaggatgacaattcaacccttaactcaacaatgagtagatgagtgttatgtgtgtgtatgtgtgtaaataaatgaacactgaaattcaagaatgtattttatttatatatatatatgtatatatgtatatatataataaaataaatatatatatatagatatatatagctagaattcactgaaagtcaagtatttcttatatatatatatatatatatatatatatatatatatgaaatacttgactttcagtgaattctagctatatatatatatatatatttattttatatatatatatatatatatatatatatatatatatgtatatattatatatatgtgtgtatatatatatatatatatatatatatatatatatatgaaatacttgacttggtgaattctagctgtaaatatactcctcccctctaaaccacgcccgAAACCACGCCCCACGCCCAACCACGTCCccgcacctcccgaaatcggaggtctcaagattggcaagtatgattatgcgTGTCATTACAACTTTGTCCAACTCCTGCGTGAACATCAACTGTGTAACCCAGGCCtaagcaattattttgactcagtggccaaattttgagaaaaaaatgtgtctgagggccagtatatctgatttttagaaacactaatacaaaaccgcacaataatgtctgattgaatgctaaaaacgttatgacagaccgccttataaaatggaatggaatttttttttttttactgaatgagacactcagaatgtacatgaaaataaagaatgtgggatttgcaacattaactatgaacgataaaacactgaatattgacaacatatgaacgtcacaccccctctcgatcagcatattttacaatcaagcggaacgcaacaaaaacgcaacaaacacagcaaagtatgaacgcaaagggtaaaaaaaaccccacctacaatcggatatatctgatacatcactaagcttaagAACTTTATTGTAAAAATCCCCTCCCGTGTCTGTCTCTGACACactcatttcaggctggccgctctgcaaacactctgtggaaacgct carries:
- the LOC133607497 gene encoding transgelin-like isoform X2, whose translation is MANRGQAYGFSREVQSKIDKKYDPELEERLVMWIIAQCGPKVGNPEAGRVGFQEWLKNGSVLCELINSLSGANMPIKNIKTSGMAFIQMEQISLFLKAAESYGVTKTDTFQTVDLFENKDLAAVQRTLAALGNLAVTKNDGNFKGDPSWFHKKAQENKRDFSEEQLSEGKNVIGLQMGTNKMASQAGMTGYGRPRQIINNNNNNNN